The DNA region ACAGAACTGCTGATGGAAAATTCAATGACCCTTTTGATGATAATGCTGGAAGTGAAGGCTCTTTCATTGGCAGAAACATTCTTCCTGTGGATCAGAAGGACAAGGTCTAAACTCTAAATTTATtacatataaaaaaaattatgattatttaaaaatatataattgaATATTGTTTTTGTGCAGCTGTTGAAGCCAGATCCAATGGTGGTGGTTACAAAACTTTTGGCAAGAAAAACATTCAAAGACACTGGAAAACAATTCAATGTGTTGGCAGCAGCTTGGATTCAGTTTATGATACACGACTGGATTGATCATTTGGAGGACACTCAACAGGTGTGAAAGGATTTATAATTCACCACCTTAAAGTTAcataaaaaaaaattatcatGTCAATTCTTTATAATTCTTTTAATAAACACCAAGTTCTAAGAAACCGTCCGTTACCGCGACAAAACAGTATCAGAATGTGTTTATACTGAAACCGAAACCGCGAATGTCTTGACATGACCATGACCATTATGTAAAACCTTTACAAACACTAACCTGTTGTGattaattttattatatattagATTGAACTCACTGCACCCCATGATGTTGCAAGCAAATGTCCATTAAAATCTTTCAAGTTCTTGAAAACAAAGGAAATTTCAACCGGATTCTATGATGTTAAGACTGGACATGCAAACATACGTACACCTTGGTGGTAAGAACATGTTGATTTTCCACGTATATACAGAAGTTTTTATTGAACTTAGACGTGACATGAATGAACTATCCACGTATATGTAATATGACAGGGATGCAAGTGTGGTATATGGAAGCAATGATAAAGTTTTGAGCCAAGTGAGGACTTCAATAGATGGAAAGCTAAAAATATCACAGGAAGGTACTCTTCTAGAAAACGAACATGGAGTTGCACTATCCGGTGATGTTCGCAATAGTTGGGCTGGTGTTTCAGTTTTACAAGCCCTTTTTATTCAAGAACACAATGCTGTTTGTGATGCTCTCAAGGTATAGATTAATTGTTCTATATCTGTTCTTAAGATAAGTGTCATTTTTAGTTCAAAAAACCTAATATATATTTTCTTATTGTACTTTATTAGAAGGAATATCCACTCTTGAAAGATGAAGAACTTTATCGTCATGCTAGATTGGTGACTTCAGCTGTGATTGCAAAGATTCATACCATAGATTGGACTGTCGAGCTTCTTAAGACTGACACCTTGCTTGCAGGCATGCGAGGAAATTGGTAAAACTAACTATAACACCGTTATACTCTCTAGTATTTTTTCTGAGGTGTCGGTGCTACTGAGGTTATGGTACTGAGaattttgatttgattataggTATGGATTATTGGGAAAGACATTCAAGGACACTTTTGGGCACGTTGGACACGGCATCTTGGGTGGATTGGTCGGCATGAAAAAACCAGATAATCACGGTGTTCCATACTCTTTAACTGAAGAATTTGTTAGTGTCTATAGAATGCATGCACTCTTACCTGATTTCCTCCATTTGAGAAACATACATGTCCCTCCAGGAGATAACAAATCTCCACCATTAATCAAAGAGTATGACAATATTTGTGTTTTTATAATCCAACCTAAAAAAAACTTGTAACTCTCTAAGTTTTTTAAAAGTAATTTTCTTTTGGTATTATATAGAATTCCTATGAAAGATTTGGTTGGACTACCAGGAGAAAAGACCTTGTCACAGATAGGAGTTGGACAGACATTAGTATCAATGGGTCACCAAGCTTCTGGAGCTCTAGAGCCTCATAACTATCCATCTTTTTTAAGAGATCTAGTTTCACAAAACATAGATGGCA from Lathyrus oleraceus cultivar Zhongwan6 chromosome 1, CAAS_Psat_ZW6_1.0, whole genome shotgun sequence includes:
- the LOC127120023 gene encoding alpha-dioxygenase PIOX-like; this encodes MLLLIIAPIRIIISTIVQHFIHKDFHEAVAKMSIIDALVFFMIHSIDKWGIWHRMPVFMGLFYLASRRHLHQQYNLFNVGQTPVGIRSNPYDYPYRTADGKFNDPFDDNAGSEGSFIGRNILPVDQKDKLLKPDPMVVVTKLLARKTFKDTGKQFNVLAAAWIQFMIHDWIDHLEDTQQIELTAPHDVASKCPLKSFKFLKTKEISTGFYDVKTGHANIRTPWWDASVVYGSNDKVLSQVRTSIDGKLKISQEGTLLENEHGVALSGDVRNSWAGVSVLQALFIQEHNAVCDALKKEYPLLKDEELYRHARLVTSAVIAKIHTIDWTVELLKTDTLLAGMRGNWYGLLGKTFKDTFGHVGHGILGGLVGMKKPDNHGVPYSLTEEFVSVYRMHALLPDFLHLRNIHVPPGDNKSPPLIKEIPMKDLVGLPGEKTLSQIGVGQTLVSMGHQASGALEPHNYPSFLRDLVSQNIDGTERSDHVDLAALEIYRDRERQVARYNQFRRALLLIPISKWEDLTDDKEIIKALKEVYGNDVELLDTQVGLMAEKKIKGFAISETAFVIFLIMASRRLEADRFYTSNFNEETYTKKGLEWVNTTESLKDVIDRHYPGMTDRWLNASSTFSVWDAPPNKPNPIPIYLRIPN